The Bombus pascuorum chromosome 4, iyBomPasc1.1, whole genome shotgun sequence genomic interval GGTTTAggctattaatattatatcaaattatacgtatacaaaCGTTATTGTAAATGTAACGTATGCTGATACGTATCTACAAGTGCAATAGCTTTCTAGTTGCGTGATCTTTATAAAgatttttgaaatgtttcatattgtaaaaaatagaaGGTTAAGGTGCATCTAACAATATTTGACGTGTCAATGCAACTGCAAATGGCGGACACCGATGACAGTAACATTACCTCGGTAGAGAAGAAATTCGAGAAACTGGCGATACCCGCGGAGGACTTggcgaaaaacaaaaatgacaAGGATAGTGAAGACAGGTGCGAGCCTCGTCTATGGGGTTTCGAAACTAAGGAACTGTACAAAATCGCAGTCAACTTTTACAAAGGTGAGTCAATTATATTGtcagtttattaaaatagtatgAGCTTCTTTGAGTTATGTCAGAAAAACCATATGTCTGTCCGGGCTGTTACAttgttatgttatatatttccaaCACGTCTGAAGTTTgaagtataaaatttcatgagAACTTCACTGTTGATgggtatatatgtatatagtctACTGTTGATTTTGTAGATTTATGTTTCCTTTTCATCAGTAGTTTAATGTATAGATAAGGTTACCTTCCTTCGATTTTAACATGTCAATTATACAAATTgtgtaaaaattgtagaaaaggAAGGCAAAGCTGTTCATTTGTCTTATGAAGACAAATTAAAGCTAGTGGCTTTTACTCAGCAAGTAACGCATGGCAAGTGTACTACGGAGAATGCACCACCTTTGGGTGTGTTGGATGTAATTGGAAAGGACAGACGCTTAGCATGGCAAAATCTAGGAGACATATCCAAGGAACAGGCAATGGAAGGATTTATAGTTTTGTTAGACAAGCTATGTCCCCTGTTTAGAACAGTTGTAGAAGCACAGAGAAGGGACATCGAAGAGAAGTTAAGATTGAAAAGGGAGGAGGAAGcaagaaaagtagaagaagaaaggaggtTAAAAGAATTAGatgaacaaagaaagaaagaggaggaagCTAGATTAAAGGAAGAAATACAAAGGAGACAAATTCAAGATGCTTTAAATCAACAAACATTTTACCAATTCAAAATGTATGCGGAGCAACAATATCCTGGCAATCCAGAGCAACAAGGAGTACTAATAAGACAGTTGCAAGAACAACATTATCATCAG includes:
- the LOC132906142 gene encoding Golgi resident protein GCP60, with translation MQLQMADTDDSNITSVEKKFEKLAIPAEDLAKNKNDKDSEDRCEPRLWGFETKELYKIAVNFYKEKEGKAVHLSYEDKLKLVAFTQQVTHGKCTTENAPPLGVLDVIGKDRRLAWQNLGDISKEQAMEGFIVLLDKLCPLFRTVVEAQRRDIEEKLRLKREEEARKVEEERRLKELDEQRKKEEEARLKEEIQRRQIQDALNQQTFYQFKMYAEQQYPGNPEQQGVLIRQLQEQHYHQYMQQLHQNQLVIEDQIPEINSARIENPEKEEPKETNETDTLNREDSDESPDDYPSIAPADMWTKQGIDAFKELIRREDGDAVIKVGHGELVTVRVPANNDGLCLFWEFATDDYDIAFGLFFEWTKSETNQVSVHITESEEEEEEDDEYEARDDLESGVTNDIIQSDYKPLPPPVSEIIPIYRRQSQQEVYVGTHKYPGQGVYLLKFDNTYSVWRSKTLYYRVYYTQNNCMKN